AGAAAACGATCAGTCCAAGAAGCGAGACGAGAAAAAAGGGAATACACATATATCCGTTTGGTACGATCGAGCCCCCTCGGATACGGCTGAGACCCATAGCAAGCCAGTGAATTCCAAACACAGTGGTCTCGATGCCTGCGGCGTAGAGCGGAGGACCTTTGAATACCTGGAACCAAGTGAGGCCAAGAAGAATGTAAGTGCCACAAAGGAACTGAAGCATACCGGGCATCCAAAAGCCCCACCAACCGTTAGAGATTTCAGTTGCTTCGGACTTTGCCGGATAACCAAAAAGTTCCTGGGGTCCGAAAATGAGGTATCCGGTGCCGAGTCCAAAAAAGGCGAGGCCAAGAGGAACGTAGGCCGGTGGTGTAACCTGACGTCTGGAAATTCATTTTGGGTTGGGAGTTGGTGCCCTTGCCGGGGCATGCCCCGGCAAGGGCTGTTCATTCTGGTATTCCATGCAGTTGTTCACACCAACATGGAGACCGATGAATGGACGCCAAAAAGGATACGATTATCGAGGCACTTTTGGAACATCTGATCGAAAACGGCGCAGGCGATATCGCCACGGTATTTGCCAGGACCTTCGAACTCGCCATGCAGATCGAGCGCGAACGCTTCCTCCACGCCAGTCACTACGAGCGCAACCCCGATCGTCAGGGTTACGCCAATGGCTACAAGCCCAAGCGGATCGATACCCCGGCCGGGTCGATCACCGTCGATGTCCCCAAAACCGCCGGTCACGTGGGCGAACCCTTCTACCCACAGTCCCTCGAACGCGGCCGACGCTCGGTCCGCGCCGTCATGGTCGCCGTCGCCGAAATGTACATCAAAGGCGTCTCCACCCGCGACGTCGAGGCCGTCATGCGCGAATTCGGCATCGAAAGCCTCTCCTCCGCTCAGGTCAGCCGCGCCAGCAAGCTGCTCGATGACGAACTCGCCGCCTGGCGCACCCGACCCCTCGCCGAGATCCGCTACCTCATCCTCGACGCCAGATATGAAAAAATGCGCGATAATGGCGTCGTCCGCGATGCCGCCGTGCTCTCGGCCATCGGCATCGGACCCGATGAACGCCGCCGTGTCCTCGGCGTCTCGGTCGCCCTTTCCGAGGCCGAAGTCCATTGGCGTGCCTTCCTCGAAAGCCTCCATCAGCGTGGCCTGCGAGGCGTCGAATTCATCGTCTCCGATGACCATGCCGGATTGCACGCCGCACGCCGCGCCGTCTTCGGCGCCGCACACTGGCAACGATGCCAGTTCCACCTCGCCCAAAACGCCATCCACCACGCCCCCAACCACGCCATCCGCAAACGCATCGGCGCAGAACTCCGGACCGTCTGGAACGCAAATTCCCTCGCCGCTGCCCAGATCGCTCTCACAACCCTCGTCAATGCCTATCGCGACACCGCACCAAAGCTCGCCGATTGGCTCGAACGAAATATCCCCGAAGGCCTCACCGTCTTCACACTGCCAGAACCCCACCAGCGCCGGCTTCGCACTTCCAACCCCATGGAACGCGGCATCCAGCAGGAACTCAAACGCCGCACCACCAAAATCAGGGTCTTCCCCAACGAAGCCTCCCTCGAACGCCTCGTCAGCGCCGTCCTCGTCGAAATCGATGAAAAATGGGCCGCCGACACCAAGGGCTACATCAAGTGGGACTACCAGGATGCCTGACCCCCGCTCGCCCTATTTTCCAGACATCAGGTTGCTCAATCACGTAGGCCGAGGCCGGGAAGCTAAATATCGCTGTCGTCACGCTTTTCTATACTCCCTGATATCGGCCAGATTGGTTCCTACCCGGTGCACAAACCTAATTCCGCGCCGACGATGTTTCGACATCAAACGGTGCTTTAGGCGAGAAAATTTACTAAATCGCTAGCGAGAGGATCAACACTTTGTGATCGAATTCGGTTCGCGTCATGTTGATCTATCGGGATTGCCGCGCGCGATTTTCTCCCCGACACCACTTTCGAAATACGCGTTGCCCCGCCAAAGGACGTTGACCCGGATGCCCTTGGCGGCAAGCTGGTAAGACAGACCCTTGGCGTAATGAATCAGCCGCTGCCTTGAACAGCTCGTAGGGCCCCCCAGCATACGCACCTCAAATCCAATACCTCAAAGCGGGATGGCCCACTCGCTCTTTCGGCAAGGATGCGTACTCTACGAACTCATACCCAATATGCCAGTGCATCGTCTCTGCCCATTGATATCGGATCGAAAACTTCGGTTGATAGTATCCATCCGGCGAAGACCGCGTCCTGATAGCCGCTCGGCGTTCACGGATCGCTGTAGTGGGGTGATCAGGCGACCTGTGCGACTGGGTTGTGGTTTTGCGGATCGATCCAGTTCCAAGGCATCAGTTCCTCGATCCGGTGGACCGGATGGCCGGCGATGCGCGCGAGGATGTCGGCGAGCCAGGCCTGCGGATCGACATCGTTCATTTTTGCCGTTTATGCCGTCCGCCGAACTATGCCGAATGGTTTTATTTTTGCCCTAAATGGCGATGACCTGGACTTGATGGGTTCGGCATAGTTTGTCCCCTGCCTCCGCTTTCAACAGCGGAGAATAGGAACATGAATTGTGAAGAGTATTTGCTTAGAAGCCGGCTGTACCAGCGTCTCAAGGGCGGGCAGCACGGCCAGCTTGTCGAGCGCTACGCAGCACGTATTGTGAGAGACGGGCTCGTTCGACACGGCGTCTGGCGATCTTTCAATGTGGTCGGGGGGCTGTTGAGTTGGATCGCAAGCCGTCGCAGCACGGTGGCGGATCTCGATGAACGAGTGACCGAAAAATATCTCCGGCATCGGGCTCGGAAGCAGTCTATCCAGCCTGGCGACCGATCCGCGCTGAAGCGATGGCTATCGGTATTGCGCGAGGAAGGTGCGATCGCGCCAGCGGTGATGCCGCCTGCCACCTCGCGAGATCGGATTTTTAGTGAA
This sequence is a window from Acidiphilium acidophilum. Protein-coding genes within it:
- a CDS encoding IS256 family transposase, whose amino-acid sequence is MDAKKDTIIEALLEHLIENGAGDIATVFARTFELAMQIERERFLHASHYERNPDRQGYANGYKPKRIDTPAGSITVDVPKTAGHVGEPFYPQSLERGRRSVRAVMVAVAEMYIKGVSTRDVEAVMREFGIESLSSAQVSRASKLLDDELAAWRTRPLAEIRYLILDARYEKMRDNGVVRDAAVLSAIGIGPDERRRVLGVSVALSEAEVHWRAFLESLHQRGLRGVEFIVSDDHAGLHAARRAVFGAAHWQRCQFHLAQNAIHHAPNHAIRKRIGAELRTVWNANSLAAAQIALTTLVNAYRDTAPKLADWLERNIPEGLTVFTLPEPHQRRLRTSNPMERGIQQELKRRTTKIRVFPNEASLERLVSAVLVEIDEKWAADTKGYIKWDYQDA